One segment of Candidatus Eremiobacterota bacterium DNA contains the following:
- a CDS encoding tetratricopeptide repeat protein, whose protein sequence is MKYKARYLCGIFFCALLFLAFSPAWGQGAPDDETLFLEGQALQRAGKLQEAAGRYRQLLSRSPRHAGALFGLGLLLMGSGDLQKADEAFMKLLEVEPENRAALADRAIVLAELGNRREAEKLFKRVLEISYDEPGGYNNLGALYLAMGRLDEAEAECTKAFSMAPLLPAPRVNLALIAMRKGDHGKALKILSGVVEDSPDFSPAFNNTAIVYLTRKSLEQAHDAVRQALIADPENWKARYNLGVLLSLMGSFNEAEQELRKIKSGDERVLNALGTLALQAGRYQEALVSFDGALERNPSFHAARINLGILYYRQKRYREAREEFRAVLLAEPENILALNNLGVALEKLAQYDEALEAFKKALVADPENSAACYNLAHLYELRGDNRKAAALYQKYLDENPRSQDSAEVQKRIKALSKEK, encoded by the coding sequence ATGAAATACAAAGCTCGTTATCTCTGCGGTATTTTTTTCTGTGCCCTCTTGTTTTTGGCTTTTTCTCCTGCCTGGGGCCAGGGGGCTCCCGATGATGAGACCCTTTTCCTTGAAGGACAGGCTCTCCAGCGGGCAGGAAAGCTCCAGGAGGCTGCAGGCCGCTACCGGCAGCTCCTTTCCCGCTCACCACGTCATGCAGGCGCTCTCTTCGGCCTGGGCCTTCTCCTGATGGGGAGCGGTGACCTTCAAAAAGCCGATGAGGCCTTCATGAAGCTCCTGGAAGTCGAACCCGAGAACAGGGCAGCCCTGGCGGACCGGGCCATTGTCCTTGCGGAGCTTGGAAACCGCCGGGAAGCGGAAAAGCTTTTCAAAAGAGTTCTTGAGATCTCCTATGATGAGCCCGGCGGCTATAACAACCTCGGCGCCCTTTACCTGGCGATGGGCAGGCTTGACGAGGCGGAAGCGGAATGCACGAAGGCCTTTTCCATGGCCCCTTTGCTTCCCGCTCCGCGGGTAAACCTTGCCCTTATCGCGATGAGAAAAGGCGATCATGGAAAGGCCCTCAAGATTCTCTCGGGCGTAGTGGAGGATTCCCCCGATTTCAGCCCGGCTTTCAACAATACCGCCATCGTGTACCTCACCCGGAAATCCCTTGAGCAGGCCCATGATGCCGTAAGGCAGGCCCTTATCGCCGATCCGGAGAACTGGAAGGCCCGCTATAACCTGGGGGTGCTGCTCTCTCTGATGGGGAGCTTCAATGAGGCAGAACAGGAGCTCAGGAAGATAAAAAGCGGCGATGAGAGGGTGCTGAATGCCCTGGGCACCCTTGCCCTCCAGGCGGGCAGGTACCAGGAGGCCCTGGTGAGCTTTGACGGCGCGCTTGAGCGCAACCCCTCATTCCATGCGGCGCGGATAAACCTGGGTATCCTTTACTACCGGCAGAAAAGATACCGGGAAGCCCGTGAGGAGTTCAGGGCAGTGCTGCTGGCAGAGCCGGAGAATATTCTGGCCCTCAACAATCTCGGGGTGGCGCTGGAAAAGCTTGCACAGTATGATGAAGCCCTCGAGGCATTCAAGAAAGCCCTGGTGGCCGACCCCGAAAACAGCGCTGCCTGTTACAACCTTGCCCACCTTTATGAACTGAGGGGCGACAACAGAAAGGCCGCCGCCCTCTATCAGAAGTACCTCGATGAAAATCCCCGCTCCCAGGACTCCGCGGAGGTGCAGAAGCGCATAAAGGCGCTCTCGAAGGAGAAATAG
- a CDS encoding HAD family hydrolase: MIIDIHVLIGDLDREAAQISREAIGEAKISGLDGLVLVAGPSPLPEGFLSALRADVSGLPLVVLGGRQIESHEGALLVLGCNEPLTGSPSAIEISRKVHSCGGAVVLCRGPREHFQGAQAPDLLSHLSPFDGIEVFHDSLRGESLRENLELAHQASLCAVAGSASSIPGRYATKFSVPISSEADLVKALKARQARPCVLEGRDVDPRGGNREKIAWSIPKAHLMKCRGLLFDLYGTLVDLKSFESMDEFNKMAQWLNIEGIGVSGEDLYDFYHRRAKELYASAIQRMSFPEVDILRVFREALHFFSGRDLGREFARKAALVFRALTIRSMRLYPHTRRILRELRRRGYRMGIITNAQAAFTVPEVEDLHLAGFFDFIILSSEAGCSKPERQIYEIALRKLEIPPAETAMIGDDLHGDIHAAKIAGLRTVYLKTNVGTSSFPVEPDVTLTNGDLRNLLRLFP; encoded by the coding sequence GTGATTATTGATATCCACGTGCTCATAGGGGATTTGGATCGGGAAGCGGCGCAAATTTCCCGCGAGGCCATAGGAGAGGCCAAGATATCGGGGCTTGACGGCCTTGTCCTGGTGGCAGGCCCCTCGCCCCTCCCGGAAGGGTTTCTCTCGGCCCTCAGGGCCGATGTCTCAGGCCTTCCTCTCGTGGTCCTTGGAGGGAGGCAGATCGAGAGCCATGAGGGAGCCCTCCTGGTGCTGGGCTGCAATGAGCCCCTCACCGGCTCCCCTTCAGCTATTGAGATCTCGCGCAAAGTCCATTCCTGCGGTGGCGCCGTCGTACTCTGCCGGGGACCCAGGGAGCACTTCCAGGGAGCCCAGGCACCGGACCTTCTCTCGCACCTCTCGCCCTTTGACGGCATAGAGGTTTTCCATGACTCGCTCCGGGGTGAGTCACTGAGGGAAAACCTGGAACTGGCTCACCAGGCGAGCCTCTGCGCCGTTGCAGGAAGCGCCTCTTCCATCCCCGGGCGCTATGCCACCAAATTCTCTGTCCCCATAAGCTCGGAAGCGGACCTGGTGAAAGCCCTCAAGGCAAGACAGGCCCGTCCCTGCGTGCTGGAAGGGAGGGATGTGGATCCCCGCGGCGGAAACAGGGAAAAAATCGCATGGAGCATCCCGAAAGCCCACCTGATGAAATGCAGGGGCCTTCTCTTTGACCTCTACGGAACCCTCGTGGACCTCAAGAGCTTTGAATCCATGGACGAATTCAACAAGATGGCGCAGTGGCTCAACATAGAAGGCATCGGCGTCTCCGGCGAGGATCTCTATGATTTTTACCATAGAAGGGCTAAGGAGCTCTATGCCTCCGCCATTCAAAGAATGTCATTCCCTGAGGTTGATATTCTCAGGGTTTTCCGCGAGGCGCTCCACTTTTTTTCAGGCCGCGACCTCGGCCGCGAGTTCGCCAGGAAAGCGGCGCTTGTATTCAGGGCGCTCACCATAAGAAGCATGAGGCTTTATCCCCACACGAGGAGGATCCTCAGGGAGCTCAGGAGGAGAGGATACAGGATGGGCATCATCACCAACGCGCAGGCGGCCTTTACGGTGCCCGAGGTTGAGGATCTTCATCTTGCAGGCTTTTTTGACTTCATCATTCTCTCTTCAGAGGCGGGCTGCAGCAAACCGGAGCGCCAGATCTACGAGATCGCCCTCAGGAAGCTCGAGATCCCCCCTGCCGAAACGGCCATGATCGGCGACGATCTCCACGGCGACATCCACGCCGCCAAAATTGCCGGCCTCAGGACCGTCTATCTCAAGACCAACGTGGGAACCTCGTCTTTTCCCGTTGAGCCCGATGTGACCCTCACCAACGGAGATCTGAGAAACCTTCTGCGCCTCTTTCCCTGA
- a CDS encoding glycosyltransferase family 39 protein: MRFFSLVFHTMMARKVFQLFTSWKERIARNPYPVIFVVLVALFTALRMACAMRLPLSGDEAYYYLWSKIPASGYYDHPPMIAWFIALSTMMGSREVLMIRMSSVGAAFLYSLFFYFTARHLTGSDKTAFLAGLFFLLIPYLAIDSTMVTPNGPLIFFWSLYLFLLVRALASGNSTDWFLSGLALGGALLSKLMAFFLPLSLLLFLFLSKRHRPQLARKGFYLSMAGALLLFSPFLIWNSLHHWENFDFQLVARHHFPLSPDPASFANFLLMQAFSLSPFFFFFSLFALFRSLLAGVREGRDDHLFCASFSLPIFLFFFSVSMFEHVEMYWPIAGALTATISAALLVEEIFTRQAPGVMKYVGKGFIMLMCAVLLALTGLLYFCALSPKSLMALCAKTSPVGEAQDRGNGLIEMYAYEDLAGHLRELQKARGGPEKVFIMTDNYSLSSALTYYMGDYVHIYSPWNLQGREYQKWENYRGLEGMDAIYVDRFPTYERENMVELFSQNFESVTSSEALEMKKHGKTVKIFYLTFCRSFKGTITCKACRRLPRRGAPGFS, translated from the coding sequence GTGAGGTTTTTTTCTCTAGTCTTTCACACGATGATGGCCAGGAAGGTGTTCCAGCTCTTTACTTCATGGAAGGAGAGGATTGCGAGGAATCCCTATCCCGTCATCTTTGTCGTGCTTGTGGCCCTCTTTACAGCCCTGAGGATGGCCTGCGCGATGAGGCTTCCGCTGTCGGGAGACGAAGCCTATTATTACCTCTGGTCCAAGATACCGGCCTCGGGCTATTATGATCACCCCCCGATGATTGCCTGGTTTATCGCCCTCTCCACCATGATGGGAAGCCGGGAAGTCCTTATGATCCGCATGAGCTCAGTGGGCGCAGCCTTTCTTTACTCGCTCTTCTTCTATTTCACCGCCCGCCATCTCACGGGCAGCGACAAGACCGCCTTTCTGGCAGGGCTTTTTTTTCTCCTCATCCCCTATCTTGCCATTGATTCAACGATGGTCACGCCCAACGGGCCCCTCATTTTTTTCTGGAGCCTTTATCTTTTTCTGTTAGTGCGGGCCCTCGCTTCGGGGAACAGCACCGACTGGTTTCTCTCGGGCCTTGCCCTTGGAGGTGCCCTCCTCTCAAAGCTCATGGCATTTTTTCTTCCCCTGTCACTCCTCCTCTTTCTCTTTCTCTCAAAAAGGCACCGGCCGCAGCTTGCCCGCAAGGGGTTCTATCTTTCCATGGCAGGTGCCCTGCTGCTATTCTCCCCCTTTCTTATCTGGAATTCCCTCCATCACTGGGAGAACTTTGATTTTCAGCTGGTGGCCCGCCACCATTTTCCCCTCTCGCCCGATCCCGCCTCTTTTGCTAATTTCCTGCTGATGCAGGCCTTTTCCCTGTCGCCTTTCTTTTTCTTCTTCTCCCTCTTTGCCCTTTTCCGCTCACTTCTCGCGGGAGTGCGCGAGGGAAGAGATGACCATCTTTTCTGCGCTTCCTTTTCGCTCCCCATCTTTCTGTTTTTCTTCTCTGTGAGCATGTTTGAGCATGTGGAGATGTATTGGCCCATTGCCGGTGCCCTTACCGCGACCATAAGCGCAGCGCTTCTCGTCGAGGAGATTTTTACAAGGCAGGCGCCGGGCGTCATGAAATATGTGGGGAAAGGCTTTATCATGCTGATGTGTGCCGTCCTTCTCGCTCTTACGGGGCTCCTCTATTTCTGCGCTCTCTCCCCGAAGAGCCTCATGGCCCTCTGTGCAAAGACATCACCGGTAGGGGAAGCGCAGGACCGCGGAAACGGCCTGATTGAGATGTACGCTTACGAGGATCTTGCAGGGCATCTCAGGGAGCTCCAGAAGGCCAGGGGAGGGCCTGAGAAGGTATTCATCATGACGGACAATTACAGCCTTTCAAGCGCTCTCACCTATTACATGGGGGACTATGTGCACATCTACTCGCCATGGAACCTCCAGGGAAGGGAATACCAGAAATGGGAGAACTATCGCGGGCTCGAGGGGATGGATGCCATCTATGTGGACAGGTTTCCCACTTACGAGCGGGAGAACATGGTGGAGCTCTTCTCGCAGAACTTCGAGTCCGTCACCTCAAGTGAGGCCCTGGAGATGAAGAAACATGGGAAGACGGTGAAGATATTTTACCTTACCTTCTGCAGAAGCTTCAAGGGGACCATCACCTGCAAGGCATGCCGGCGTCTTCCTAGAAGGGGAGCGCCAGGATTTTCCTGA
- a CDS encoding ATPase, T2SS/T4P/T4SS family encodes MLTHEDLFRLMMEKRVLEAHLVPGSPIMLRDKTGDLSPTDANILSPGDTKKFVSDMMNDNQKNEFIQKNEIDFAISVPGLSRYSISIFMQRNSISAIIKTVPPAPPTFEELGLPDVFKSISTRVQRGLVVICGPKGSGKSHTLAAMINYIIENRSCKIVTLENPIKFLFKNKKGIICQREVGIDVKNPLDALDSIQHLGADIIIVNEISSYETASRILTLAAGGYLVFVTAIAPSVQVILETIIDLYPANLHDQCKTYLAVGFEAGVSQVLCKKVSGDGVIPAFEICIATPPVKVFLKEGKIPNIYQIMASSGREAGMTTQEHTLRSMIKKNIITQEEAFSRAVRPEELRKILALPF; translated from the coding sequence ATGCTTACCCATGAGGATCTCTTCAGGCTTATGATGGAGAAACGGGTCCTTGAGGCCCACCTGGTACCGGGAAGCCCGATCATGCTGAGAGATAAGACAGGCGATCTCTCGCCTACCGATGCCAATATCCTGAGCCCCGGCGATACCAAGAAATTCGTCAGCGACATGATGAATGACAATCAGAAGAATGAATTCATCCAGAAGAACGAGATTGACTTTGCCATCAGTGTCCCCGGCCTTTCACGGTACAGCATCAGCATTTTCATGCAGCGCAACTCCATCTCCGCCATAATAAAGACTGTCCCGCCCGCGCCGCCCACCTTCGAGGAGCTGGGACTCCCCGATGTCTTCAAGAGCATCTCCACCAGGGTCCAGAGAGGCCTCGTGGTCATCTGCGGACCCAAGGGGAGCGGCAAATCCCACACCCTCGCCGCGATGATAAACTACATCATCGAGAACAGGAGCTGCAAGATAGTCACCCTGGAGAACCCCATCAAGTTTCTCTTCAAGAACAAAAAGGGGATTATCTGCCAGAGAGAGGTCGGCATCGACGTGAAAAACCCTCTGGACGCTCTCGACTCCATTCAGCATCTTGGCGCCGATATCATCATCGTGAACGAGATCTCCTCCTACGAGACCGCAAGCCGCATCCTCACCCTCGCGGCAGGCGGCTACCTTGTCTTTGTCACCGCCATAGCACCTTCCGTTCAGGTGATCCTCGAGACCATCATAGACCTCTACCCGGCGAATCTCCATGATCAATGCAAGACCTACCTGGCAGTGGGCTTCGAAGCCGGCGTCTCCCAGGTGCTCTGCAAGAAGGTGTCAGGCGACGGCGTGATACCCGCCTTTGAAATCTGTATCGCCACGCCGCCTGTCAAAGTGTTCCTCAAGGAGGGCAAGATTCCCAATATTTACCAGATTATGGCCTCATCGGGAAGGGAAGCCGGCATGACCACCCAGGAGCATACCCTCAGGTCGATGATCAAGAAAAACATCATCACCCAGGAAGAAGCCTTCTCCAGGGCAGTGCGGCCCGAGGAGCTCAGGAAAATCCTGGCGCTCCCCTTCTAG
- a CDS encoding type IV pilus twitching motility protein PilT, with amino-acid sequence MELDDEITQEMTIEDLLHIMVERGASDLHLKTGSAPMIRVDGELTPVTYEVLTPDVVRRMIESILSDEQKARFVAEKELDLAYSVPGLSRFRINVYLQRGTWGTAVRVIPSRPFTIDELKLPPLLKDLAMKPRGLILVTGPTGSGKSTTLASMINHINENRRCHIVSVEDPIEFLHKDKNSVISQREVGADTHSFSHALRHVLRQDPDVILIGEMRDLETTQICITAAETGHCVFATLHTSSAPTTVDRVIDIFPPHQQQQIRMQLSVTIEGILCQTLLPKAKGSGRVMAMEIMPVTPAVRNIIREGKSHQIPNIIQSGAQYGMQSLDMALRNLYLQGLVTFEDALAKAAVPEEFARLVGR; translated from the coding sequence ATGGAGCTTGATGATGAAATAACGCAAGAAATGACCATAGAAGACCTCCTCCACATCATGGTGGAAAGAGGCGCATCGGATCTCCATCTCAAGACAGGGAGCGCCCCCATGATCAGGGTTGACGGAGAGCTTACGCCCGTCACTTACGAGGTGCTCACTCCCGACGTGGTGAGAAGGATGATTGAGAGCATTCTCTCTGATGAGCAGAAAGCACGTTTTGTCGCGGAGAAGGAGCTGGACCTCGCTTACAGCGTCCCGGGTCTTTCACGCTTCAGGATAAATGTCTATCTCCAGCGGGGCACATGGGGCACGGCCGTGAGAGTCATCCCTTCAAGGCCCTTCACCATCGATGAGCTCAAGCTCCCACCGCTCTTGAAGGATCTTGCCATGAAGCCCCGCGGCCTCATTCTTGTCACGGGTCCCACGGGAAGCGGCAAATCAACGACCCTTGCCTCCATGATCAATCACATCAACGAGAACCGCCGGTGCCATATCGTATCGGTAGAGGATCCCATCGAGTTTCTCCACAAGGACAAGAACAGCGTCATCAGCCAGCGCGAGGTGGGCGCCGACACCCACTCTTTCTCCCATGCCCTGCGCCATGTGCTGAGGCAGGACCCCGATGTGATTCTCATCGGCGAAATGCGAGACCTTGAAACCACACAAATCTGTATTACCGCTGCAGAGACGGGCCATTGCGTCTTCGCCACCCTGCACACAAGCAGTGCACCTACCACTGTAGATCGCGTCATCGACATTTTCCCGCCCCATCAGCAGCAGCAGATCAGGATGCAGCTCTCAGTGACCATCGAGGGCATCCTCTGCCAGACCCTCCTGCCCAAGGCAAAGGGAAGCGGCCGCGTCATGGCCATGGAAATCATGCCTGTCACGCCGGCGGTGAGAAACATCATCCGCGAAGGGAAAAGCCACCAGATACCCAACATCATCCAGTCAGGCGCCCAGTACGGGATGCAGTCCCTGGACATGGCCCTCAGGAACCTTTACCTCCAGGGGCTTGTCACTTTTGAGGACGCCCTGGCCAAGGCCGCCGTGCCTGAGGAATTTGCCCGCCTTGTAGGACGCTAG
- the yqeC gene encoding selenium cofactor biosynthesis protein YqeC, which produces MPSKSFADILELHSKETIALTGSGGKTHLMFQLARELQRSGKKVITTTTTRIWYPSEEQSPYVVTLDRAPADLEAFLQGLLARYGHISLGLCEKEGKLQGVPPPTMAALAALPGLDALISEADGSRGKSLKGYRDHEPVLSGIETTVLVVMALDVLGREVSHRTVHRPEIVRSLASGSSCIDLPLLGRLLLGNGGYLERASQGKRVLILNKISTRQELAGAEALREEVRSLRPPVAVFFRGPLFGSDPPGGSWCFMNPDGREQASNGTKEQPYLGDPSCRRREQADGQTQAACPHRGKAHGFPGPHKV; this is translated from the coding sequence ATGCCATCAAAGAGCTTTGCCGATATCCTAGAGCTGCATTCAAAAGAGACAATTGCCCTCACCGGGAGCGGGGGGAAAACTCATCTCATGTTTCAGCTTGCCCGGGAGCTTCAGCGTTCGGGGAAAAAGGTCATCACGACGACTACGACGAGGATATGGTACCCTTCGGAGGAGCAGTCGCCTTATGTGGTGACCCTTGACAGGGCCCCCGCAGACCTGGAGGCATTTCTTCAGGGCCTTCTGGCCCGTTATGGCCATATTTCCTTAGGCCTCTGTGAGAAAGAGGGGAAGCTCCAGGGAGTTCCGCCTCCCACCATGGCGGCACTTGCAGCTCTTCCGGGCCTTGACGCCCTTATCTCGGAAGCTGACGGGAGCAGGGGAAAATCCCTGAAAGGTTACAGGGATCACGAGCCGGTTCTTTCAGGGATTGAGACAACGGTTCTGGTGGTCATGGCTCTTGATGTCCTTGGCAGGGAAGTGAGCCACAGGACGGTCCACAGGCCGGAGATTGTCAGGAGCCTCGCGTCAGGGTCGTCATGTATCGATCTGCCCCTTCTCGGCCGTCTCCTTCTCGGGAATGGCGGTTACCTTGAGAGGGCTTCCCAGGGAAAAAGGGTGCTCATCTTGAATAAAATCAGCACCAGGCAGGAGCTTGCAGGGGCCGAGGCCCTGAGAGAAGAAGTGCGCTCCCTGCGACCCCCGGTAGCGGTATTTTTCAGAGGCCCCCTGTTCGGCAGCGATCCGCCGGGGGGCTCCTGGTGCTTCATGAATCCAGATGGCAGGGAGCAGGCATCCAATGGAACAAAAGAGCAGCCTTATCTCGGTGATCCTTCTTGCCGCCGGAGAGAGCAGGCGGATGGGCAGACCCAAGCAGCTTGTCCCCATAGAGGGAAGGCCCATGGTTTCCCAGGCCCTCACAAAGTATGA
- a CDS encoding nucleotidyltransferase family protein, protein MGRPKQLVPIEGRPMVSQALTKYEASEAGEVILVLGHHQESIRESLGLCAGKTKVVVNREYREGMGSSIRCGMASLSPRSAAVLVALADKPFIEVATINGMIGFWRKSESSLLVPLHEGVRGHPVLFSRSLYPSLAALEGDRGGISVIERHGELLVEYVTSDRGVLIDIDTEGDLCLKGQG, encoded by the coding sequence ATGGGCAGACCCAAGCAGCTTGTCCCCATAGAGGGAAGGCCCATGGTTTCCCAGGCCCTCACAAAGTATGAGGCTTCAGAGGCCGGCGAGGTGATTCTCGTGCTGGGCCACCACCAGGAATCCATCAGGGAAAGCCTTGGGCTCTGTGCTGGCAAGACAAAGGTAGTGGTGAACAGGGAGTACCGTGAGGGGATGGGAAGCTCAATAAGGTGCGGTATGGCGAGCCTTTCACCCCGTTCCGCCGCGGTCCTTGTCGCTCTGGCTGATAAGCCCTTTATTGAGGTGGCCACCATCAACGGGATGATAGGCTTCTGGAGAAAGTCAGAGAGCTCCCTCCTTGTCCCCCTCCATGAAGGGGTGAGGGGGCACCCGGTCCTTTTCTCCAGGTCCCTCTATCCCTCTCTTGCCGCGCTGGAAGGCGACAGGGGGGGGATTTCAGTGATTGAAAGGCATGGTGAGCTGCTGGTGGAATATGTGACCTCTGACAGGGGAGTGCTCATTGACATTGATACGGAAGGGGATTTATGCCTGAAAGGGCAGGGATAA
- the yqeB gene encoding selenium-dependent molybdenum cofactor biosynthesis protein YqeB — MGTPLVVMRGGGDLATGVAHRLFMCRFRPVILELPEPRMVRRTVSFAEAVYAGEWTVEGVTARLEKLPLKARRSHIPVIVDPGGLALGELRPSILIDGRMLKKKPSMSLGDAPLVIGIGPEIEAGRDAHVVIETQRGMMLGREYRKGKAIADTGVPGELEGRAAERVLRAPCDGIFKPCVAIGDRVSAGDELARVGKEGLQASFDGVVRGLLKEGLAVRRGEKLGDLDGRFDVDVSLISDKARAIGGSVLEAIFSHFQWTIINDRRLL, encoded by the coding sequence ATGGGGACTCCCCTTGTGGTCATGAGGGGCGGCGGTGACCTGGCAACCGGCGTGGCCCACCGGCTTTTCATGTGCCGCTTCAGGCCGGTGATTCTGGAGCTTCCGGAGCCAAGGATGGTGAGAAGGACCGTGAGCTTCGCGGAGGCGGTCTATGCGGGTGAGTGGACTGTGGAGGGCGTCACGGCGCGCCTTGAAAAGCTTCCCCTGAAAGCCAGGCGCTCCCATATCCCGGTGATCGTCGATCCCGGGGGATTGGCCCTCGGGGAGCTCAGGCCCTCCATCCTCATAGACGGAAGGATGCTCAAGAAAAAGCCCTCGATGTCTCTCGGCGATGCCCCCCTGGTTATCGGGATAGGGCCTGAGATAGAGGCAGGGAGGGATGCCCACGTGGTCATTGAGACACAGCGCGGAATGATGCTTGGAAGGGAATACCGGAAGGGGAAGGCAATCGCCGACACGGGAGTTCCCGGTGAGCTCGAGGGAAGGGCTGCAGAGCGCGTGCTCCGGGCGCCCTGTGACGGTATTTTCAAGCCCTGCGTCGCCATAGGAGACAGGGTGAGCGCCGGTGATGAGCTTGCCCGCGTGGGGAAGGAAGGGCTTCAAGCCTCTTTTGACGGCGTGGTGAGGGGGCTCCTGAAAGAAGGACTTGCGGTGAGAAGGGGGGAAAAACTTGGAGACCTTGACGGCCGCTTCGATGTGGACGTAAGCCTCATCTCCGACAAGGCCCGTGCCATAGGGGGGAGCGTGCTGGAGGCGATTTTCTCGCATTTTCAGTGGACTATTATCAATGACAGGAGGTTATTATGA
- a CDS encoding 5'-nucleotidase C-terminal domain-containing protein, protein MKDSQTSHTMHHISARLLILALLVFMGASAGRARAERPVSFVILHTNDFHGSLLPLEDRRLSQQSKVGGAAFIATRVKELRKKNPGKVILLDAGDISQGTPISNIFFGQPVAKYMNYLGYDAMALGNHEFDWGMKKLDEQLSRLRFPVVCANLVQKANGRPLPRTQPYVVVTRSGMKIGIIGLVSPSTPRMCNPLNIEGLQFIPPEEPVAMYAKALRDQGVKVVGILSHLGIEVDRQLAPKLEGISFIVGGHSHTALASTEVVNNIPIVQAGYNGKYLGEFHFTVDRDTGRMLSWTTDHALNAVIDKEIIPDPSVQKLLEPYYVKVKPLMEKVVGRAEVDLLNVAPKGYGDTVLGNVVTDAVREKYGADVVLYNTEGVRAPIYKGIVTRGAIFTVLPFDNYIVTLELTGKQILDAIEFFITNPKYVQVSGMTFTYDRNKEKGERVIDPVIGGSPLVKEKKYRFATVDFLYYTTGDFEGLKEGRNFTFGGVARDVLEEYVKRHKTITAPQGNRVRIVK, encoded by the coding sequence ATGAAAGATTCGCAGACAAGTCACACTATGCACCATATCTCAGCCAGGCTTCTTATCCTGGCGCTCCTGGTTTTCATGGGTGCCTCTGCCGGCAGGGCCCGGGCAGAGAGGCCTGTGAGCTTCGTGATCCTCCATACCAACGATTTCCATGGAAGCCTTCTGCCTCTTGAGGACAGGCGCCTTTCCCAGCAGAGCAAGGTGGGCGGCGCGGCCTTTATCGCCACCAGGGTCAAGGAGCTGAGAAAGAAAAATCCGGGGAAGGTCATCCTCCTTGACGCCGGCGACATTTCCCAGGGCACTCCCATCTCCAATATATTTTTCGGGCAGCCCGTGGCCAAGTACATGAATTACCTGGGCTACGATGCCATGGCCCTGGGAAACCACGAGTTCGACTGGGGAATGAAAAAGCTTGATGAGCAGCTCAGCCGCCTCAGGTTTCCCGTGGTATGCGCCAATCTCGTGCAGAAAGCCAATGGCAGGCCCCTTCCCAGGACGCAGCCTTATGTCGTGGTGACGCGCTCGGGGATGAAAATAGGGATCATCGGCCTTGTGAGCCCCTCGACGCCGCGGATGTGCAACCCTCTCAATATCGAGGGGCTTCAGTTTATCCCGCCTGAGGAGCCGGTGGCAATGTATGCGAAAGCCCTCCGGGACCAGGGCGTGAAGGTCGTGGGAATCCTCTCCCACCTGGGAATTGAAGTGGACAGGCAGCTCGCGCCGAAGCTCGAGGGCATCTCCTTCATCGTAGGCGGGCACAGCCACACGGCCCTGGCCAGCACCGAGGTGGTGAACAACATCCCTATCGTGCAGGCAGGCTATAACGGGAAATACCTGGGCGAGTTCCATTTCACCGTTGACAGAGATACGGGCAGAATGCTCTCATGGACTACTGATCACGCGCTGAACGCCGTCATTGACAAGGAAATCATCCCTGATCCCTCGGTGCAGAAGCTCCTCGAGCCCTATTATGTGAAGGTAAAGCCACTCATGGAGAAAGTGGTGGGGCGCGCCGAGGTCGATCTCCTCAATGTGGCACCCAAGGGATATGGAGATACAGTCCTTGGGAACGTGGTCACTGACGCGGTGAGGGAAAAATACGGCGCCGACGTGGTGCTTTACAATACGGAAGGCGTAAGGGCCCCTATTTACAAGGGCATTGTGACCAGGGGAGCCATATTTACCGTCCTTCCCTTTGACAATTACATCGTGACCCTGGAGCTTACAGGAAAACAGATCCTTGACGCCATAGAGTTTTTCATCACCAATCCCAAGTATGTGCAGGTTTCGGGCATGACCTTCACTTACGACAGGAATAAGGAGAAGGGCGAGAGGGTCATTGATCCTGTCATCGGCGGCTCCCCTCTGGTGAAAGAGAAGAAGTACCGTTTTGCCACCGTTGATTTTCTCTATTATACCACCGGCGATTTCGAGGGCCTCAAGGAGGGCAGGAACTTTACCTTCGGAGGGGTGGCACGGGATGTCCTCGAGGAGTATGTGAAGAGGCACAAAACCATCACGGCCCCTCAGGGAAACCGCGTGAGGATAGTGAAGTAG